A genomic region of Friedmanniella luteola contains the following coding sequences:
- a CDS encoding multicopper oxidase family protein, producing MDQTGSNVYKGLVGLYPIYDPKDYSASGGPQGMLDGGDERQGLRLPGVRTDNSDGSFDVEYDVPLAFSDFRFDDGVTTHKDIHDTEGEFPDANNPKAHPEWWGKTFYKHFPNHGFVGDVMTVNGTAFPVMEVKRRKYRFRFLDASIARIYDFKLMSSTQGPKTAISLGYSGDELQGQYRIPDGQQCMKFTQIASDGGLLPFAVERDNFELWPAKRREMIIDFTRYQDGSPTKKGDVIYLTNTMKMPDGRMWAASNRFSPDAKYKVPIIKFVIGDDAPDNSVMPTPDKKLRDIPPLPSNWKTMLDNRLVFEVQRGNTIGETEWLINGKPFDPSKPATSMKNPLGKTLPATQKLGSFNIWEIKNGGGGWVHPFHLHMEEHRTVMRNGRDVTARGADKGRPEDYSREDLVALDPSESVMIYRGFRDFTGPYVGHCHNLAHEDHAMMFGWEITP from the coding sequence ATGGACCAGACCGGCTCCAACGTCTACAAGGGTCTCGTCGGGCTGTACCCGATCTACGACCCCAAGGACTACTCGGCCTCCGGCGGACCCCAGGGCATGCTCGACGGCGGGGACGAGCGCCAGGGGCTGCGGCTGCCCGGCGTCCGGACCGACAACTCCGACGGCTCCTTCGACGTGGAGTACGACGTCCCGCTGGCGTTCTCCGACTTCCGCTTCGACGACGGGGTGACCACCCACAAGGACATCCACGACACCGAGGGCGAGTTCCCCGACGCCAACAACCCGAAGGCGCACCCCGAGTGGTGGGGCAAGACCTTCTACAAGCACTTCCCCAACCACGGGTTCGTCGGGGACGTCATGACCGTCAACGGCACCGCGTTCCCGGTCATGGAGGTGAAGCGCCGCAAGTACCGCTTCCGGTTCCTGGACGCCTCGATCGCCCGGATCTACGACTTCAAGCTGATGAGCTCGACGCAGGGTCCGAAGACGGCGATCTCGCTGGGCTACTCCGGCGACGAGCTGCAGGGCCAGTACCGCATCCCGGACGGCCAGCAGTGCATGAAGTTCACCCAGATCGCCTCTGACGGCGGCCTGCTGCCGTTCGCGGTGGAGCGGGACAACTTCGAGCTCTGGCCGGCCAAGCGGCGGGAGATGATCATCGACTTCACCCGCTACCAGGACGGCAGCCCCACCAAGAAGGGCGACGTCATCTACCTGACCAACACGATGAAGATGCCCGACGGACGCATGTGGGCGGCGTCGAACCGCTTCTCCCCGGACGCGAAGTACAAGGTGCCGATCATCAAGTTCGTCATCGGCGACGACGCGCCCGACAACAGCGTCATGCCCACCCCCGACAAGAAGCTGCGGGACATCCCGCCGCTGCCCAGCAACTGGAAGACCATGCTGGACAACCGGCTGGTCTTCGAGGTCCAGCGGGGCAACACCATCGGTGAGACCGAGTGGTTGATCAACGGCAAGCCGTTCGACCCCTCCAAGCCCGCCACCAGCATGAAGAACCCGCTCGGCAAGACCCTCCCCGCGACGCAGAAGCTGGGCAGCTTCAACATCTGGGAGATCAAGAACGGCGGCGGCGGCTGGGTGCACCCGTTCCACCTCCACATGGAGGAGCACCGGACGGTCATGCGCAACGGCAGGGACGTCACCGCGCGGGGCGCCGACAAGGGGCGTCCCGAGGACTACTCCCGCGAGGACCTGGTGGCCCTCGACCCGAGCGAGTCCGTGATGATCTACCGCGGCTTCCGGGACTTCACCGGCCCGTACGTGGGTCACTGCCACAACCTGGCCCACGAGGACCACGCCATGATGTTCGGCTGGGAGATCACCCCGTAG
- a CDS encoding DUF2200 domain-containing protein: MSRIFTTSVAAVYPHYVTKAERKGRTQADVDRVIGWLTGFSQAELADHLAAGTTFADFFAAARLNPAASAITGVVCGIRVEDVEDPLMQKIRYLDKLVDELARGRSMDKVLRG; encoded by the coding sequence GTGAGCAGGATCTTCACGACCAGCGTCGCCGCGGTCTACCCGCACTACGTGACGAAGGCCGAGCGGAAGGGCCGCACGCAGGCCGACGTCGACCGGGTGATCGGCTGGCTCACCGGGTTCAGCCAGGCCGAGCTGGCGGACCACCTGGCCGCCGGCACGACGTTCGCGGACTTCTTCGCGGCGGCCCGGCTCAACCCGGCGGCGTCCGCCATCACGGGCGTCGTCTGCGGGATCCGCGTGGAGGACGTCGAGGACCCGCTCATGCAGAAGATCCGCTACCTCGACAAGCTGGTCGACGAGCTCGCGCGCGGTAGGTCGATGGACAAGGTGCTGCGGGGCTGA
- a CDS encoding MFS transporter, producing the protein MPDQAVLTRSGSTLGVVLGTRLYRRAVVSLFFGGLGLSIAMPQLSLFLVQDLGASLPVAGLFFLTNLAAPGLGFLVGRWSDRMTDRLSLFKVGAVVGLLGWVAMAFATEVWMAFAVNLTVLGFAGATGSLIFAAVRDQLTLEPTGADNRVMSTVRLGFSAGFMTGPLVGSVVGGVAGLRVTLVAAGVCTLVQALPVLGQRVARVVPDHLVGADGTVSPDPSRRTSIVPLVVFLGLGVLAMCGDTVKFAYLPIYMELQLGTPDWLRGLVISTQSVGMLVLIPLMGLLADRFGAHRLVVANVLLGVVANLGFMVGGSELVLIGATLLNAAMWATLGGIGITVAHELYPDGIGMASSLYFSAIRFAGAIGGVAGGLGVAWLGVPGVFLVPALLCVVAAVGLLLQAVAQPRALTRRP; encoded by the coding sequence GTGCCCGACCAAGCCGTGCTGACGAGGTCGGGCTCGACGCTCGGCGTGGTGCTGGGGACCAGGCTGTACCGGCGGGCGGTCGTCAGCCTGTTCTTCGGCGGGCTGGGCCTCTCGATCGCGATGCCCCAGCTCTCCCTGTTCCTGGTGCAGGACCTCGGCGCGTCCCTGCCGGTGGCCGGCCTGTTCTTCCTCACCAACCTGGCCGCACCCGGGCTGGGCTTCCTGGTCGGCCGGTGGTCGGACCGGATGACCGACCGGCTCAGCCTCTTCAAGGTCGGCGCCGTGGTGGGACTGCTCGGCTGGGTGGCGATGGCGTTCGCGACCGAGGTGTGGATGGCCTTCGCGGTGAACCTCACGGTCCTCGGGTTCGCCGGCGCGACCGGCTCGCTGATCTTCGCCGCCGTCCGCGACCAGCTGACCCTCGAGCCCACCGGCGCCGACAACCGGGTGATGTCCACCGTCCGGCTCGGGTTCAGCGCCGGCTTCATGACCGGACCGCTGGTCGGCAGCGTGGTGGGCGGTGTGGCGGGGCTCCGGGTGACCCTGGTCGCGGCCGGGGTCTGCACGCTCGTGCAGGCCCTCCCGGTGCTCGGGCAGCGGGTCGCGCGCGTCGTCCCCGACCACCTGGTCGGCGCGGACGGCACCGTGAGCCCGGACCCGTCGCGGCGCACCAGCATCGTGCCCCTGGTGGTCTTCCTCGGCCTCGGGGTGCTGGCGATGTGCGGGGACACCGTCAAGTTCGCCTACCTGCCGATCTACATGGAGCTCCAGCTGGGGACGCCGGACTGGCTGCGCGGGCTGGTGATCTCGACGCAGTCCGTCGGGATGCTCGTGCTCATCCCGCTCATGGGCCTGCTGGCCGACCGGTTCGGCGCCCACCGGCTGGTCGTGGCGAACGTCCTGCTGGGCGTCGTGGCGAACCTGGGGTTCATGGTCGGCGGCAGCGAGCTGGTGCTGATCGGGGCGACGCTGCTCAACGCGGCGATGTGGGCGACCCTCGGCGGGATCGGCATCACGGTCGCCCACGAGCTCTACCCGGACGGGATCGGCATGGCCTCCTCCCTCTACTTCTCCGCCATCCGGTTCGCGGGCGCGATCGGGGGGGTCGCCGGCGGCCTCGGGGTGGCCTGGCTGGGTGTGCCCGGCGTCTTCCTGGTCCCCGCCCTGCTGTGCGTGGTGGCCGCCGTCGGGCTGCTGCTGCAGGCCGTCGCCCAGCCGCGCGCCCTCACCCGCCGGCCCTAG
- a CDS encoding DUF6434 domain-containing protein, whose translation MTESRPPLTDELSGPELLRWYWTRAELLRFARASGLDASGDKQALTAKVAAHLDGAPAPRAAPRRPPPPPPLPEPLSPDTVIPAGQRCTQQLRRHLTAVVGPSFRFDAAMRDFVAGGAGRTLGAAADHWSRTRGRPRPAIGAQFELNRFLRDWHHDHPAGTRAEALEAWQVRRALPVEAWTAPRP comes from the coding sequence ATGACGGAGTCCCGCCCCCCGCTCACCGACGAGCTGTCCGGCCCCGAGCTGCTGCGCTGGTACTGGACGCGGGCGGAGCTCTTGCGCTTCGCCCGGGCGTCGGGCCTGGACGCCTCCGGGGACAAGCAGGCGCTGACGGCGAAGGTCGCCGCCCACCTCGACGGCGCACCGGCCCCCCGGGCAGCCCCCCGCCGCCCGCCGCCGCCGCCCCCGCTGCCCGAGCCGCTGTCCCCGGACACCGTGATCCCGGCCGGTCAACGGTGCACCCAGCAGCTGCGACGCCACCTCACGGCCGTGGTCGGGCCCTCGTTCCGCTTCGACGCCGCGATGCGGGACTTCGTCGCCGGTGGTGCCGGGAGGACCCTCGGCGCGGCGGCCGACCACTGGTCCCGGACCCGTGGGCGGCCCCGGCCCGCGATCGGGGCCCAGTTCGAGCTCAACCGGTTCCTCCGGGACTGGCACCACGACCACCCCGCCGGGACCCGCGCCGAGGCGCTCGAGGCGTGGCAGGTGCGCCGGGCCCTGCCCGTGGAGGCCTGGACCGCGCCGAGGCCCTGA
- a CDS encoding GNAT family N-acetyltransferase, which translates to MLPPAPLPPWPADPPAAGAVLLRAFRVDADEPMVRDLATDPYVPLIGSLPAEATRAEARDWLVRNRGRWSEGRGFSFAVADAATGEAVGSAGLWLAEIAHGRASAGYAIAPRYRGHGLAADALTALTAFAWTLPALHRVELYIEPDNRASVRTAERAGYVCEGRLRSHQEIGGRRRDMLLHAVVRPV; encoded by the coding sequence GTGCTCCCGCCCGCACCGCTGCCTCCGTGGCCGGCCGACCCGCCGGCGGCCGGTGCGGTGCTGCTGCGGGCGTTCCGCGTGGACGCGGACGAGCCGATGGTCCGAGACCTCGCCACCGACCCCTACGTGCCGCTGATCGGCTCGCTGCCGGCCGAGGCCACCCGCGCGGAGGCCCGGGACTGGCTCGTGCGCAACCGGGGTCGGTGGTCGGAGGGGCGGGGGTTCTCCTTCGCCGTCGCCGACGCCGCGACCGGTGAGGCCGTCGGCTCAGCGGGGCTGTGGCTCGCCGAGATCGCCCACGGCCGGGCCAGCGCCGGCTACGCCATCGCGCCGCGGTACCGCGGTCACGGCCTGGCGGCGGACGCCCTGACGGCGCTGACCGCGTTCGCCTGGACCCTGCCCGCCCTGCACCGGGTGGAGCTGTACATCGAGCCGGACAACCGGGCGTCGGTGCGGACGGCGGAGCGCGCCGGCTACGTCTGCGAGGGGAGGCTGCGCAGCCACCAGGAGATCGGCGGCCGGCGGCGCGACATGCTGCTGCACGCCGTCGTCCGGCCGGTCTGA
- a CDS encoding glycerophosphodiester phosphodiesterase, with the protein MGTPDDASTRAEPGPPAAAATRVADLVYPLTLSHRGGPDIYPENSWEAKTGSVSSGFVPEFDLQLLADGRTLVSCHDPTVDRTMTGIGPGPVSTKTVAEWQRARIRPAIPGGREGRPIFWDEVLDRWGGRVVLVPELKDPAGAAVFVEGVLRRGLAPSVIAQTFDWTIARQVAAAGIPTLFLSHRYPVQTPEQVLAAGIGFVGAALTGWSTAEVAALQAAGLKVFGFTADTVADATTPVALACDGIFSNDAWLTTDSIAVQSGDPFDDGVRPFGMGKPYRSGGAEVLTPSLRLAGRKLGWTAPTGSPTYVRAPWAGVVARPVRISMRVHFGPSTDQGENAGLVLLQHAMTRSFTDGAQPGQNALLFVVRRDGRLHGWVYADGAAAVALNDPDPSSPALVAPGAEGVVDFSVVLEETGARLHAQGGLTVADARLGGDLAPPDLGLVLRWPGTRAPGFPGFISDVDVAPLG; encoded by the coding sequence GTGGGAACACCCGACGACGCGAGCACGAGGGCGGAGCCGGGGCCGCCGGCGGCCGCCGCCACCCGGGTGGCCGACCTGGTCTACCCCCTCACCCTCTCCCACCGTGGCGGCCCGGACATCTACCCGGAGAACAGCTGGGAGGCGAAGACCGGCTCGGTGTCCTCGGGGTTCGTCCCGGAGTTCGACCTCCAGCTGCTCGCCGACGGGCGGACCCTCGTCTCCTGCCACGACCCGACGGTCGACCGGACCATGACCGGCATCGGGCCCGGTCCCGTGAGCACGAAGACGGTGGCGGAGTGGCAGCGGGCGCGGATCCGGCCCGCGATCCCCGGGGGGCGCGAGGGTCGACCGATCTTCTGGGACGAGGTGCTGGACCGGTGGGGTGGCCGGGTCGTGCTGGTGCCCGAGCTGAAGGACCCGGCGGGCGCCGCCGTCTTCGTCGAAGGCGTCCTGCGCCGCGGTCTCGCGCCCAGCGTGATCGCCCAGACCTTCGACTGGACCATCGCCCGGCAGGTCGCGGCCGCCGGCATCCCGACGCTGTTCCTGTCCCACCGCTACCCCGTCCAGACCCCCGAGCAGGTGCTGGCCGCCGGGATCGGCTTCGTCGGGGCCGCCCTCACCGGGTGGTCGACAGCCGAGGTCGCCGCCCTGCAGGCCGCCGGGCTCAAGGTGTTCGGCTTCACCGCCGACACCGTCGCCGACGCGACGACACCGGTCGCGCTCGCCTGCGACGGGATCTTCTCGAACGACGCCTGGCTCACCACCGACTCGATCGCCGTGCAGTCCGGTGACCCGTTCGACGACGGGGTCAGGCCCTTCGGGATGGGGAAGCCGTACCGCTCCGGCGGCGCCGAGGTCCTCACCCCGAGCCTCCGCCTCGCCGGCCGGAAGCTCGGGTGGACCGCACCGACCGGCTCCCCCACCTACGTGCGCGCCCCCTGGGCCGGCGTGGTGGCCCGCCCCGTGCGGATCTCGATGCGGGTCCACTTCGGGCCGTCCACCGACCAGGGCGAGAACGCCGGGCTCGTGCTCCTCCAGCACGCGATGACCCGCAGCTTCACCGACGGTGCGCAGCCCGGCCAGAACGCCCTGCTGTTCGTCGTCCGACGCGACGGCCGGCTGCACGGCTGGGTCTACGCGGACGGTGCGGCCGCCGTCGCCCTGAACGACCCCGACCCGTCGTCACCGGCGCTGGTCGCGCCCGGGGCCGAAGGGGTCGTCGACTTCTCCGTCGTGCTCGAGGAGACCGGCGCCCGGCTGCACGCCCAGGGCGGCCTCACCGTCGCCGACGCCCGGCTGGGCGGCGACCTCGCCCCACCCGACCTGGGGCTGGTGCTCCGCTGGCCGGGGACCAGGGCGCCCGGCTTCCCCGGGTTCATCTCCGACGTCGACGTCGCACCCCTGGGCTGA
- a CDS encoding phosphotransferase, which translates to MERDGTTGRLRRVPGGRPLRGFDEEDDGHLEQPWTGVPVLDDSRRYVVTLDGWWRSPPDPAGVAHPRGRDHAQAMSTGSGDGSSAEISDTERAVHGAVTSDQLRAFLDAWARDRLGAGIAEVRFRAGRIDAVWGVELRDGRPVVIKAHRTPVDLEAARATVDAQRALAAAGFPCPLPLAGPEELDGRVLTAETLLPGPRPDGRDPAVRRLLADGLAHHVEILRALPDLVGRAGPGPSWCRYQDGPWPVPHDTLVDLRSTPDEFGWLDALGRRAADQVLEHRVDAEVVTGHADWYAGNTAVVDGRLVGVFDWELVADTEAVIAGFAASCYASSATGGGGLSTPEEAVAFLQDYEQVRGQPWTGSERRAAAGAVAWILAFNARWQVALVEHGLGDEATIALVRDRQEDYLGLSWT; encoded by the coding sequence GTGGAGCGGGACGGGACCACCGGACGGCTCAGGCGGGTCCCCGGCGGGCGGCCGCTGCGCGGGTTCGACGAGGAGGACGACGGCCACCTCGAGCAGCCGTGGACCGGCGTGCCCGTGCTCGACGACTCCCGCCGGTACGTGGTCACCCTCGACGGCTGGTGGAGGAGCCCACCCGACCCGGCCGGCGTCGCCCACCCCCGGGGCAGGGACCATGCTCAGGCCATGAGCACCGGGAGCGGGGACGGGTCGTCGGCGGAGATCAGCGACACCGAGCGGGCGGTGCACGGCGCGGTGACCTCGGACCAGCTGCGCGCCTTCCTCGACGCGTGGGCGCGGGACCGGCTGGGTGCCGGGATCGCGGAGGTGCGCTTCCGCGCCGGGCGCATCGACGCCGTGTGGGGCGTCGAGCTGCGGGACGGCCGGCCGGTCGTCATCAAGGCGCACCGGACCCCCGTGGACCTGGAGGCGGCCCGGGCGACGGTCGACGCCCAGCGCGCGCTGGCGGCCGCCGGCTTCCCCTGCCCCCTCCCGCTGGCGGGACCGGAGGAGCTGGACGGCCGGGTCCTGACGGCGGAGACGCTGCTCCCCGGACCGCGCCCCGACGGGCGCGACCCCGCCGTCCGCCGGCTCCTCGCCGACGGGCTCGCCCACCACGTCGAGATCCTCCGAGCCCTCCCCGACCTGGTGGGACGCGCCGGTCCCGGCCCGTCGTGGTGCCGCTACCAGGACGGCCCGTGGCCGGTGCCGCACGACACGCTCGTCGACCTCCGCTCGACCCCCGACGAGTTCGGCTGGCTCGACGCCCTCGGCCGGCGCGCCGCCGACCAGGTGCTGGAGCACCGGGTGGACGCCGAGGTCGTCACCGGCCACGCCGACTGGTACGCCGGGAACACGGCCGTGGTCGACGGCCGCCTGGTCGGCGTCTTCGACTGGGAGCTCGTCGCCGACACCGAGGCCGTCATCGCCGGCTTCGCGGCGTCCTGCTACGCCTCCAGCGCCACCGGCGGTGGCGGCCTCTCGACCCCCGAGGAGGCGGTGGCCTTCCTGCAGGACTACGAGCAGGTGCGCGGGCAGCCGTGGACGGGGTCCGAGCGGCGCGCGGCGGCCGGCGCCGTCGCCTGGATCCTCGCGTTCAACGCCCGGTGGCAGGTGGCGCTGGTCGAGCACGGCCTCGGCGACGAGGCGACCATCGCCCTCGTCCGGGACCGCCAGGAGGACTACCTGGGGCTCTCCTGGACCTGA
- a CDS encoding DUF5995 family protein — MSPPEEPPVVAAGAPVDAGIAEVVTQLERRLHALGAGQDQRRAFLGTYLRMTATIGQAVAGGVFEDPGWVRRWDVAFVGHFLAAHDADVAGGDVPRPWRLAFAADPALPTLVHLLLDLNAHVNYDLPLAVLAVISDEDFEDAAVMASRHRDHERVDALIASRVAAEGELLPASTRLRRRLLAPLDRWSSRRFLSAARRQVWANAVDLHRARQQGADAYRTRLAELDVLASAKIVDLLRPGPVLLRLALVGFGVRLPPA, encoded by the coding sequence ATGAGCCCGCCGGAGGAGCCACCGGTCGTCGCGGCCGGAGCCCCGGTCGACGCCGGGATCGCCGAGGTCGTCACGCAGCTGGAGCGGCGGCTCCACGCGCTGGGCGCCGGGCAGGACCAGCGGCGGGCGTTCCTCGGCACCTACCTGCGGATGACGGCCACCATCGGTCAGGCCGTCGCCGGTGGGGTGTTCGAGGACCCGGGTTGGGTGCGGCGCTGGGACGTCGCCTTCGTGGGCCACTTCCTGGCGGCCCACGACGCGGACGTCGCCGGCGGTGACGTCCCGCGCCCGTGGCGGCTGGCCTTCGCGGCGGACCCGGCGCTCCCGACCCTCGTGCACCTGCTGCTCGACCTGAACGCCCACGTCAACTACGACCTGCCGCTGGCGGTGCTGGCCGTGATCAGCGACGAGGACTTCGAGGACGCGGCGGTGATGGCGAGCCGGCACCGCGACCACGAGCGGGTGGACGCGCTGATCGCGTCCCGGGTGGCCGCCGAGGGCGAGCTCCTGCCGGCGTCGACCCGGCTCCGGCGGAGGCTGCTCGCTCCGCTCGACCGGTGGAGCAGCCGGCGCTTCCTGTCCGCCGCCCGACGTCAGGTGTGGGCCAACGCCGTGGACCTGCACCGAGCACGGCAGCAGGGTGCCGACGCCTACCGCACCCGGCTGGCCGAGCTGGACGTGCTGGCCTCGGCCAAGATCGTCGACCTGCTGCGGCCCGGCCCCGTGCTGCTCCGGCTCGCCCTGGTGGGCTTCGGCGTCCGGCTGCCACCGGCCTGA
- a CDS encoding AraC family transcriptional regulator — MHAAYEDQQPRRHVVVGTQPVRHRVERLALGPQIHLLHTGGSPLDILRTARQVRADAPEHVAIGLRRHGRGLVSVAGAEADLPVGHLNCVDMTRPYRLVHSTAHVHDVLILSNAAAGVSVDVVRAAAPALRRSPVYGLVRGHVAGLFAGTRLLSPEVRQLVGQATTALVRALLTTAAATGGAHEALDAALASRLALYLDAHLTDPDLTIERAAAAHHVSVRQLYATWAEAGHDVTPARWLTQRRLERAREQLTGAGSGLSIAVVARRCGFADPSHFSRRFRQAFGVTPREWRRLGSTRG; from the coding sequence GTGCACGCCGCCTACGAGGACCAGCAGCCGCGCCGGCACGTCGTCGTGGGGACCCAGCCGGTCCGGCACCGGGTCGAGCGGTTGGCGCTGGGGCCCCAGATCCACCTCCTGCACACCGGCGGCAGTCCCCTCGACATCCTCCGCACCGCCCGCCAGGTGCGGGCGGACGCCCCCGAGCACGTCGCCATCGGGCTGCGCCGGCACGGACGGGGTCTGGTCTCGGTGGCCGGCGCCGAGGCCGACCTCCCCGTCGGGCACCTGAACTGCGTCGACATGACCCGGCCCTACCGGCTGGTGCACAGCACCGCCCACGTCCACGACGTGCTCATCCTCAGCAACGCGGCGGCCGGGGTGTCGGTCGACGTCGTCCGGGCGGCGGCACCCGCCCTGCGACGCAGCCCGGTGTACGGCTTGGTCCGTGGGCACGTCGCCGGCCTCTTCGCCGGCACCCGCCTGCTGTCCCCGGAGGTGCGCCAGCTCGTGGGCCAGGCCACCACCGCCCTGGTCCGGGCTCTGCTGACCACCGCCGCCGCGACCGGAGGCGCCCACGAGGCGCTCGACGCAGCGCTGGCGTCCCGGCTGGCCCTCTACCTCGACGCGCACCTCACCGACCCGGACCTGACGATCGAGAGGGCGGCGGCTGCCCACCACGTCTCCGTGCGGCAGCTCTACGCGACCTGGGCCGAGGCCGGGCACGACGTCACCCCGGCGCGCTGGCTGACCCAGCGGCGCCTCGAGCGGGCCCGGGAGCAGCTGACGGGTGCCGGGTCGGGCCTCAGCATCGCCGTCGTCGCCCGCCGGTGCGGCTTCGCCGACCCCAGCCACTTCAGCCGCCGGTTCCGCCAGGCCTTCGGCGTCACGCCGCGGGAGTGGCGCCGGCTGGGGTCGACGCGGGGCTGA
- a CDS encoding alpha/beta fold hydrolase yields MTTTPTVVLVHGAFADAASFAAVTRLLLDDGLTVVVPPVPNRSLAGDAASIASVVRQVDGPVLLVGHSYGGAVITVAGAEENVVGLVYLAGYALEKGESLGELQGRFPDSDLADALVYRPYPVEGQPDGTDVYVDVARFPDIFAAGVEPRLAEVLAVSQRALAGAAFGEPAADAAWRSKPSWGLVASEDRTINPDVERFGYSRAGMTVREVASSHLVMLAHPDAVVDLIREAVRATAG; encoded by the coding sequence ATGACCACCACCCCGACCGTCGTGCTGGTGCACGGCGCCTTCGCCGACGCGGCCAGCTTCGCCGCCGTGACCCGCCTGCTGCTCGACGACGGCCTGACCGTCGTCGTGCCGCCCGTCCCCAACCGCAGCCTGGCCGGTGACGCGGCCTCCATCGCCTCCGTCGTCCGTCAGGTCGACGGGCCGGTGCTGCTGGTCGGCCACTCCTACGGTGGCGCGGTGATCACCGTCGCAGGAGCCGAGGAGAACGTCGTCGGCCTCGTCTACCTGGCCGGTTACGCCCTCGAGAAGGGCGAGAGCCTCGGCGAGCTGCAGGGCCGTTTCCCCGACTCCGACCTCGCCGACGCCCTGGTCTACCGGCCCTACCCGGTCGAGGGACAGCCAGACGGCACCGACGTCTACGTCGACGTCGCCAGGTTCCCGGACATCTTCGCCGCCGGGGTCGAACCGCGGCTCGCGGAGGTGCTCGCCGTCTCCCAGCGGGCGCTGGCCGGGGCCGCGTTCGGCGAGCCGGCGGCGGATGCGGCCTGGCGGAGCAAGCCCTCCTGGGGCCTGGTCGCCTCCGAGGACCGCACGATCAACCCCGACGTCGAGCGGTTCGGCTACAGCCGGGCCGGGATGACCGTCCGCGAGGTCGCGTCCTCGCACCTCGTGATGCTCGCCCACCCCGACGCCGTCGTCGACCTCATCCGCGAGGCCGTGCGCGCGACCGCCGGCTGA